The following proteins are co-located in the Patescibacteria group bacterium genome:
- a CDS encoding regulatory protein RecX, whose amino-acid sequence MSEQDLTRCFGDALKILNRASQTRFKMIEKLKKREFKDEIISQTIARLEELKLIDDVKYAHDYVAYRSRSAPIGGRYLQLKLRQRGISKEIAADASKLSAEEEYDLAKKVAEKQLSHYHNLDDQETKQKLARFLQSRGFSSGAVYRIIKGD is encoded by the coding sequence ATGTCAGAACAAGATCTAACAAGATGTTTTGGTGATGCGTTAAAAATCTTAAATCGTGCCAGTCAGACCAGATTTAAGATGATAGAGAAGCTAAAAAAGCGCGAATTTAAAGACGAAATTATTAGCCAGACCATTGCTCGGCTTGAGGAATTGAAATTAATTGATGACGTTAAGTACGCACACGATTATGTGGCTTATCGTTCGCGAAGTGCGCCAATTGGCGGGCGATATTTGCAATTAAAATTACGTCAACGCGGCATTAGTAAAGAGATTGCTGCTGACGCTAGCAAGTTATCGGCTGAGGAAGAGTACGATTTGGCAAAAAAAGTAGCCGAAAAACAACTGTCTCATTATCATAATTTGGACGATCAAGAAACGAAACAAAAGCTAGCCCGATTTTTACAATCCCGCGGGTTTAGTAGTGGTGCGGTTTATCGAATTATAAAAGGTGATTAA
- the recA gene encoding recombinase RecA encodes MAKKEVKEVVEKTGPVDSGKAEVLKMAMMQIEKQFGKGAIMKLGEAVGMQVETIPSGSLSLDIAVGGGIPRGRIIEIYGPESSGKTTLAIHIAASAQKKGGTAAVVDAEHAFDPEYARKLGINLDELLISQPDTGEQALEIVETLVRSNAVDVVVIDSVAALVPRAEIEGEMGDAMVGVQARLMSQALRKLAGAISKSKTIVIFINQIRMKIGIMFGNPETTTGGNALKFYASVRLDIRRKEQIKEGENVIGSHCTVKVVKNKVAPPFKVAEFDILYNQGISHEGEILDLGVACGVIDKSGSWFTLGEEKLGQGREAARNFLRAHQDLADKIENTIREKYLSGAVAPVVALPED; translated from the coding sequence ATGGCAAAGAAAGAAGTCAAAGAAGTGGTTGAAAAAACCGGCCCGGTAGATAGCGGTAAAGCCGAAGTGTTGAAAATGGCGATGATGCAAATCGAAAAGCAGTTTGGCAAGGGTGCAATTATGAAGTTGGGCGAAGCAGTGGGAATGCAGGTGGAAACTATCCCCTCTGGGTCGCTATCGCTGGATATCGCTGTGGGTGGGGGAATACCGCGCGGACGCATTATTGAAATATATGGGCCTGAAAGCTCAGGTAAAACTACTCTAGCCATTCATATTGCGGCATCGGCACAGAAAAAAGGTGGTACGGCGGCAGTGGTAGATGCCGAGCACGCTTTTGATCCGGAATACGCGCGTAAATTAGGTATAAATTTGGATGAGTTGCTAATTTCACAGCCAGATACCGGTGAGCAAGCGCTGGAAATTGTGGAGACTTTGGTACGCTCAAATGCGGTAGATGTGGTAGTGATAGACTCGGTGGCGGCATTGGTGCCACGTGCCGAAATTGAAGGTGAAATGGGTGATGCGATGGTGGGAGTGCAAGCGCGATTGATGAGCCAGGCATTACGTAAATTGGCGGGTGCTATCTCTAAATCAAAAACAATTGTTATCTTCATTAACCAAATTAGAATGAAAATTGGAATAATGTTTGGCAACCCCGAAACCACCACCGGTGGTAATGCGCTTAAGTTTTATGCCTCGGTACGGTTAGATATCCGCCGCAAAGAACAGATTAAAGAGGGTGAAAACGTAATCGGCTCACACTGCACGGTTAAAGTGGTTAAGAACAAAGTAGCCCCACCGTTTAAGGTAGCTGAGTTCGATATCCTATATAATCAGGGTATCAGCCATGAAGGCGAAATTTTAGATTTGGGTGTTGCCTGTGGGGTAATAGACAAATCCGGGTCTTGGTTCACTTTGGGTGAGGAAAAATTAGGGCAAGGCCGAGAAGCGGCGCGTAATTTCTTAAGAGCTCATCAAGATTTAGCTGATAAAATTGAAAATACTATTCGTGAAAAATATCTATCCGGAGCGGTTGCGCCAGTAGTGGCATTGCCAGAAGACTAA
- a CDS encoding helix-turn-helix domain-containing protein, with translation MTTVKSASILPKLPSSDAVLSKKNASKRKKTKSVEVPLTVGEKLRRARLKMGIDLLEAERRTLIRAKYLEALENAKYYQLPNSVYVSGFLQNYASFLKLNPTKLLSQFQKEYGVANQASLSNLSYKSNLRLSRFAITPKLIWVSVISLAVIAIVGYLATQVYFFSGVPMVSISSPSEQAVVSSRTFTVSGKTEPGVTVKVGSQVIPVDENGNFAQEVNAGEVGIHTIIITAESRTGKLRSITRSIKVEKTINN, from the coding sequence ATGACAACCGTAAAATCCGCCTCAATTTTACCTAAACTACCGTCTTCAGACGCTGTTTTAAGTAAAAAAAATGCTTCAAAACGTAAAAAAACTAAATCTGTTGAGGTGCCGCTGACTGTGGGCGAAAAATTGCGTCGTGCGCGCTTAAAAATGGGTATTGATCTGTTAGAAGCCGAACGGCGCACTTTAATCCGTGCTAAATATTTGGAAGCACTAGAGAACGCCAAGTATTATCAGCTACCTAACTCGGTTTATGTTTCCGGATTTTTGCAGAATTACGCCAGTTTTTTGAAACTTAATCCGACTAAACTACTATCTCAGTTCCAAAAAGAGTACGGTGTGGCTAATCAAGCGTCGTTGTCAAACCTATCGTATAAATCTAACCTGCGGCTGAGTCGATTTGCCATTACCCCAAAATTGATTTGGGTTTCGGTGATATCGCTGGCTGTCATTGCGATTGTTGGGTATTTGGCCACGCAAGTTTACTTTTTTAGTGGTGTGCCAATGGTTTCAATCTCCAGCCCGTCTGAACAAGCGGTTGTTAGTTCTCGCACCTTTACGGTATCGGGAAAAACCGAGCCTGGAGTAACGGTTAAGGTGGGTAGCCAAGTGATTCCGGTGGACGAAAACGGCAATTTTGCGCAAGAAGTTAACGCGGGCGAAGTGGGTATTCACACCATCATCATCACCGCAGAATCCAGAACGGGGAAGTTACGTTCAATTACTCGAAGTATTAAGGTTGAAAAAACAATTAACAATTAA
- the ppsA gene encoding phosphoenolpyruvate synthase, which yields MKQIVWFSEVGKDDVALVGGKGANLGEMTKAGLPVPSGFIVTADAYFNYVKKTGLASKLVTMLKDVNPEDSKKLQSISRDIKKLIMATPMPKALETEIIDSYQMMGDDVLVAVRSSATAEDLPDASFAGQQATFLNVSGDAEVVHAVQRAYASLFEARAIYYRIINKYEHFKVALAVPVQRMVESDKSGIMFTVDPVTSDLTKIVIEAGWGLGEAIVSGSVTPDRYVVDKATMKIANKELHTQTWKIVKSKQGDKHVNVPKGEQSVQKLSDEEILALAAIAKKIEDHYGSPQDTEWAIEGSHVFMVQSRPVTTLKDVDTAAAANNSAEAPVKVSADLILLKGAPASMGSAFGPVKIIHKPSEIDKVNEGDVLVTEMTTPDFVPAMRRAAGIVTDTGGRTCHAAIVSRELGIPCVVGTGTATSVLKTGQMITVDGQNGQVYKGKVELNNNVKAAAAAAVSGTSVSAESVPVTGTKVYVNLGEPELAEKIAKLPVDGVGLMRAEFIIAGIGEHPRAMLKAGRGGEFTDKLAEGIHTIAAAFAPRPVIYRFTDFKTNEYRNLKGGAEFEFQENNPMIGYRGACRYIREPDVFALEVAALKKVREAYDLKNVHAMIPFVRTVNEYTTIRDMMAKLGLKQSNEFKLWIMVEIPSAVILLDQFCEAGIDGVSIGSNDLTQLTLGLDRDNQVLAAEFDERDDAVVASLEHICKVCRKHNITVSCCGQAPSVFPEITELLVKSGSTSVSVNPDVAVSTRKLVASVEQRLLLSTVTAAEHPTENDLIP from the coding sequence ATGAAGCAAATTGTGTGGTTTTCCGAAGTTGGTAAAGATGACGTTGCCTTAGTAGGCGGTAAGGGGGCAAACTTAGGTGAAATGACCAAGGCTGGCCTGCCAGTGCCATCCGGATTCATCGTTACCGCAGACGCTTATTTTAATTACGTTAAAAAAACCGGCTTGGCTAGCAAACTAGTAACAATGCTAAAAGACGTTAATCCCGAAGACTCTAAAAAACTACAGAGCATTAGCCGAGATATTAAAAAACTAATCATGGCCACTCCAATGCCCAAAGCGTTGGAAACCGAAATTATCGATTCGTATCAAATGATGGGAGACGATGTTTTGGTGGCGGTTAGATCAAGCGCCACCGCCGAAGATTTGCCCGATGCCTCTTTTGCCGGTCAGCAAGCCACATTTTTGAATGTTTCGGGCGATGCCGAAGTGGTGCACGCGGTACAACGCGCTTATGCCTCGTTATTCGAAGCCCGCGCCATTTACTATCGCATTATCAATAAATACGAACATTTCAAAGTTGCGCTGGCGGTGCCGGTGCAGCGGATGGTGGAAAGCGATAAATCCGGTATTATGTTTACCGTTGATCCGGTTACTTCAGATTTGACCAAAATTGTAATTGAAGCCGGGTGGGGCTTGGGCGAAGCGATTGTTTCCGGTTCGGTGACACCAGACCGGTATGTGGTTGATAAAGCAACGATGAAAATTGCCAATAAAGAATTACATACTCAGACTTGGAAGATCGTTAAATCTAAACAGGGTGATAAGCACGTTAATGTGCCAAAAGGTGAGCAGAGTGTGCAAAAATTAAGCGACGAAGAAATTTTGGCGCTCGCCGCTATCGCTAAAAAAATTGAAGATCATTATGGTTCGCCGCAAGATACCGAGTGGGCAATAGAAGGCAGCCATGTCTTTATGGTTCAATCTCGTCCGGTGACTACCTTAAAAGACGTTGATACTGCAGCCGCGGCAAATAATTCGGCCGAGGCACCGGTAAAAGTTTCCGCCGATCTGATTTTGCTAAAAGGGGCTCCGGCATCAATGGGTTCGGCGTTTGGCCCGGTTAAAATTATTCACAAACCATCCGAAATAGACAAGGTTAATGAGGGCGACGTGTTAGTAACCGAGATGACCACGCCAGATTTTGTACCGGCAATGCGCCGCGCCGCCGGAATTGTAACCGACACCGGTGGTCGCACTTGTCACGCTGCCATTGTCAGCCGTGAATTAGGCATCCCATGTGTGGTTGGTACCGGTACCGCTACCTCGGTGCTCAAAACCGGTCAAATGATTACGGTAGATGGTCAAAATGGACAGGTATACAAAGGGAAAGTGGAATTAAATAATAATGTAAAAGCAGCCGCAGCCGCCGCAGTTTCGGGTACATCGGTTTCGGCCGAATCTGTTCCGGTTACCGGTACCAAGGTTTATGTTAATTTAGGTGAGCCAGAATTAGCGGAGAAAATTGCCAAGCTACCGGTAGACGGGGTTGGGCTGATGCGCGCCGAGTTCATTATTGCTGGTATTGGTGAGCATCCACGCGCAATGCTTAAAGCGGGGCGTGGCGGAGAATTTACTGATAAATTGGCCGAAGGCATTCATACTATTGCTGCCGCGTTTGCACCTCGTCCGGTAATTTATCGCTTTACCGATTTCAAAACCAATGAATATCGAAATCTTAAAGGTGGCGCCGAGTTTGAGTTTCAGGAAAATAATCCGATGATCGGTTATCGTGGAGCTTGCCGCTACATTCGCGAGCCCGATGTGTTTGCGCTAGAAGTTGCTGCTCTTAAAAAAGTGCGCGAAGCATACGACTTAAAAAACGTGCATGCCATGATTCCATTCGTGCGCACGGTGAACGAATACACCACCATTCGAGATATGATGGCCAAATTAGGCCTGAAGCAGTCAAACGAATTTAAACTATGGATTATGGTAGAAATTCCATCTGCCGTTATTCTACTTGATCAATTCTGTGAAGCCGGTATTGACGGTGTATCCATTGGTAGTAATGATTTGACCCAGCTAACCTTGGGGCTTGACCGTGATAATCAGGTTTTGGCCGCCGAATTTGATGAACGTGACGATGCGGTGGTGGCGTCACTCGAGCATATTTGTAAAGTCTGTCGTAAACACAACATTACGGTTTCTTGTTGTGGTCAGGCGCCGTCGGTGTTTCCGGAAATCACCGAACTTTTGGTCAAATCTGGCTCCACCTCGGTTTCGGTTAATCCAGACGTGGCCGTTTCAACCCGAAAGCTGGTGGCATCGGTTGAGCAGCGGCTATTGTTATCAACAGTGACTGCGGCCGAGCATCCAACTGAAAACGATCTAATACCGTAA
- a CDS encoding DNA translocase FtsK 4TM domain-containing protein: MPRHKRRQTGPRFWQRKKDRGKGYQFDFGMKEETRRETVAIVSLVLFLIYMLAIFGYAGHFGNFVLTQTRILIGLLAYLLPFIFLTVVASIVNPKMFEIRLSTVVGIILFFFSFGGLLQMLLNNDNPVSLAYSGSGGGLAGYFSVYILSSVVGSIATFLILFAVMLLSVSMSLNTSILKLFASFFNNEEDDRRITVNEGGNKVSVFTTVKKGFSGFRFGKNKDLPSKAPVLEVKPIGMPKSGGDGVWSPPPMDLLEIPENNKANPGNIQKNVEVIEKTLREFSIDVTMQDVNIGPTVTQYTFKPTEGVKLANITARSNDLALALAAKSLRMEAPIPGQSAVGVEIPNKQTARVTLRELLESKEYQSSKGKLTIPLGRDVAGTPMVIDLEKMPHLLIAGATGSGKSVAINSIIISYIMNNAPADLRLLLVDPKRVELTGYNGIPHLSTPVITEPEKTVNALKWAVSEMENRYRLFADLGARNLAAYNEKPGPLGKLPHIVIIIDELADLMAVSANDVESSIVRLAQMARAIGIHLIVATQRPSVDVITGLIKANIPSRIAFTVASQVDSRTILDVGGAEKLLGLGDMLYIGGDITKPKRIQGCFVSDKEINSITNFLKKDQFVQYDESITEYHSTGASVAGSGNGVSEDDLYNDAVSVVVQAGKASASLLQRRMRIGYARAARLLDLLEAEGVIGPPDGARPRDVLVSPTELHTEDR, from the coding sequence TTGCCTCGACATAAACGTCGACAAACCGGCCCGCGTTTTTGGCAACGCAAAAAAGATCGCGGCAAAGGTTATCAATTTGATTTCGGCATGAAAGAAGAGACACGTCGCGAAACCGTGGCGATTGTCAGTTTAGTGTTATTCCTTATATATATGTTGGCAATCTTTGGTTACGCCGGTCATTTTGGCAACTTTGTCTTAACTCAAACGCGCATTTTAATTGGTTTGTTGGCCTATTTGTTGCCATTTATCTTTTTGACCGTTGTCGCCAGCATTGTAAACCCCAAAATGTTTGAAATTCGCCTGTCCACCGTGGTTGGCATTATCTTATTCTTTTTCAGTTTTGGCGGATTATTGCAGATGCTATTAAATAATGACAACCCGGTTAGCTTAGCTTATTCCGGTAGCGGTGGCGGCTTAGCGGGATATTTTTCAGTCTATATTTTGTCATCAGTAGTAGGCAGTATTGCCACTTTCTTGATTTTATTTGCGGTGATGTTACTTTCGGTCTCAATGTCGCTTAATACATCGATTCTAAAGCTATTTGCATCTTTCTTTAACAACGAAGAAGACGACCGCCGCATCACCGTAAACGAGGGCGGCAACAAAGTTTCGGTCTTTACCACAGTCAAAAAAGGCTTTTCCGGGTTTAGATTTGGCAAAAACAAAGACTTGCCGTCTAAGGCACCGGTGTTAGAGGTAAAACCAATTGGTATGCCTAAGTCTGGTGGTGATGGAGTTTGGAGTCCCCCGCCAATGGATTTGCTGGAAATTCCCGAAAATAACAAAGCTAATCCGGGCAATATTCAAAAGAATGTGGAAGTGATAGAAAAAACGCTGCGAGAATTTAGCATTGACGTTACAATGCAAGACGTTAACATTGGGCCAACGGTAACGCAGTACACGTTCAAACCAACCGAAGGGGTAAAGCTGGCCAACATTACCGCCCGCAGCAACGATTTGGCGTTAGCGCTTGCAGCCAAAAGTTTGCGCATGGAAGCACCAATTCCGGGGCAATCGGCGGTTGGAGTGGAAATTCCAAACAAGCAAACCGCGCGGGTTACGCTGCGTGAGCTGCTGGAATCAAAAGAATATCAATCTAGCAAAGGTAAACTAACTATCCCTCTTGGAAGAGATGTTGCCGGCACCCCAATGGTAATTGACCTAGAAAAAATGCCTCACTTACTCATTGCCGGCGCTACCGGCTCTGGAAAATCAGTCGCCATTAACTCTATTATTATTAGTTATATAATGAATAACGCCCCGGCCGATTTGAGATTACTATTGGTTGATCCGAAACGGGTTGAACTAACCGGCTACAACGGCATCCCGCATTTGTCCACCCCGGTGATTACCGAACCGGAAAAGACCGTCAATGCCTTAAAATGGGCAGTGAGCGAGATGGAAAATCGATATCGATTATTTGCCGATTTAGGCGCGCGCAACTTAGCGGCATACAATGAAAAACCGGGCCCATTAGGCAAGTTGCCACATATCGTCATTATCATCGACGAGTTAGCAGATTTAATGGCAGTATCGGCCAATGACGTTGAATCATCAATCGTTCGCCTAGCCCAGATGGCCCGCGCCATCGGTATTCATTTAATCGTAGCGACACAGCGCCCAAGCGTAGATGTAATCACCGGATTAATTAAGGCCAACATTCCCTCCCGCATCGCCTTTACTGTGGCCAGCCAGGTTGACTCGCGCACCATTTTAGACGTTGGCGGCGCTGAAAAACTACTTGGACTTGGTGATATGTTATACATCGGCGGAGATATTACCAAACCAAAACGTATTCAGGGCTGTTTTGTGAGTGATAAAGAGATCAATAGCATTACCAACTTCTTGAAAAAAGACCAGTTTGTGCAATATGATGAGTCTATCACCGAATACCACTCTACCGGCGCATCTGTTGCCGGCAGCGGTAACGGCGTATCCGAGGATGATTTATATAATGATGCGGTGTCGGTGGTAGTTCAGGCCGGAAAAGCCTCGGCATCACTATTGCAAAGACGAATGCGCATTGGTTACGCACGTGCTGCCAGATTACTTGATCTGCTTGAGGCAGAGGGCGTCATTGGCCCACCGGATGGCGCAAGACCGAGGGACGTGCTGGTTTCACCAACCGAATTGCATACAGAGGACAGATAA
- a CDS encoding PH domain-containing protein: MEDNLPTSDKPMQIFKVHKSRWFLVGPMAVFFLVGLGLIGVFLNISNGLDLSYGAIGLVILVIVFCICIIAFIILMDWYSTYYILTESTIEVIEGFITHQKKYISLHDLSRVEGHAGIIGQLLNYGTITLESETSERTVILHGVSSPDSVIDLIRHSRAHVANSDK, from the coding sequence ATGGAAGACAACTTACCTACTTCGGACAAACCAATGCAAATTTTTAAGGTGCATAAATCGCGCTGGTTTTTGGTTGGGCCAATGGCGGTGTTCTTTTTGGTTGGTTTAGGGCTAATTGGCGTTTTTTTGAATATTAGTAATGGCTTAGATTTATCTTATGGTGCAATTGGACTAGTAATATTGGTAATTGTGTTTTGTATTTGCATTATTGCGTTTATTATTTTAATGGATTGGTACAGCACATATTATATTTTGACTGAATCAACTATTGAGGTGATTGAGGGCTTTATTACTCACCAAAAAAAATACATCAGTTTGCATGATTTATCCAGAGTAGAGGGTCATGCTGGGATAATAGGGCAGTTATTGAACTATGGCACAATAACGTTAGAAAGCGAGACTAGCGAACGCACAGTGATTTTACACGGCGTTTCTTCGCCTGATTCGGTCATAGATCTAATCCGCCACAGTCGAGCGCATGTGGCGAATAGTGACAAGTAA
- a CDS encoding ABC transporter ATP-binding protein, which translates to MSKSKVIDCKGVSKSYTTGNNKVEVLHDIDLEVYSGEYVILFGPSGCGKSTLLNIVAGLEPVSTGSVKIRGDDITKYNQKQLARQHRTKIGMVFQQFNLIKSLNVLDNISLPQVFSGLHLKRRVRRAEHLLEIFGFSRYRFYNPNELSGGQQQRVAIARALVNNPWIMLIDEPTGNLDSRSADEVMSLIRDLNEKSKRTILLVTHNPEYITHPNRVLYMRDGRIIRTVVNRAVADDTLIPAESEEQLLRTAALSSIKEDEDKKDQ; encoded by the coding sequence ATGTCCAAGTCAAAAGTTATTGATTGCAAAGGTGTGTCAAAATCATACACTACCGGGAATAACAAAGTCGAAGTTCTGCACGATATCGATTTGGAAGTCTATTCCGGTGAGTATGTGATATTGTTTGGGCCATCTGGTTGCGGAAAATCTACATTACTTAACATCGTTGCCGGCCTAGAGCCGGTTAGTACTGGTTCGGTCAAAATTCGTGGTGACGACATTACTAAATATAATCAGAAACAACTTGCCAGGCAGCATCGTACCAAAATTGGAATGGTATTCCAGCAGTTTAATTTAATTAAGTCATTAAACGTATTAGATAATATCTCTTTGCCTCAAGTTTTCTCTGGGCTACACCTAAAGAGACGTGTTCGCAGAGCAGAACATTTGTTAGAGATTTTCGGGTTTTCGCGCTATCGCTTTTACAACCCAAATGAGCTCTCCGGTGGGCAACAGCAGCGCGTCGCCATTGCTCGGGCTTTGGTAAATAATCCGTGGATTATGTTAATTGACGAGCCAACGGGTAACTTGGATTCGCGCTCAGCTGATGAAGTGATGTCGCTAATTAGAGACCTAAACGAAAAATCAAAACGTACCATTTTGCTAGTTACGCACAACCCCGAATACATCACTCATCCTAACAGGGTGTTATATATGCGTGACGGTCGAATTATCCGTACGGTGGTTAATCGAGCCGTCGCAGACGATACTTTAATCCCAGCCGAGAGTGAAGAACAACTATTGCGCACCGCCGCACTATCATCTATTAAAGAAGACGAAGACAAGAAAGATCAATAA
- a CDS encoding PH domain-containing protein, translated as MPPNPQVITTTRATAVPMLSSETEIFRVHKSYFFLIAPIIFVSLVGIALIIAINVLSNQIPTNLINYLRIGIIAMIVFIDALIWFDWLTTIYTLTNRRIQYRFGVIGEQTKTIALDQITDNKVVIGIFGRIFNYGDVVIDAAHINSTISFKGIGSAESRKDQIDNAKG; from the coding sequence ATGCCACCTAATCCGCAAGTTATCACCACCACACGTGCTACAGCCGTACCGATGCTCTCATCTGAAACGGAGATTTTTCGCGTACATAAAAGTTACTTTTTCCTAATTGCCCCGATTATTTTTGTCTCCCTGGTTGGAATAGCACTGATTATCGCCATAAACGTGCTCTCAAATCAGATCCCAACAAACTTAATTAACTACTTACGTATTGGCATTATTGCGATGATCGTCTTTATTGATGCTTTAATTTGGTTTGATTGGCTGACTACTATCTATACCTTAACCAATCGAAGAATACAGTACCGTTTTGGTGTTATTGGCGAACAAACAAAAACTATTGCCCTAGATCAGATCACCGACAACAAGGTGGTTATCGGTATTTTTGGACGCATTTTTAACTATGGCGATGTGGTAATAGATGCCGCCCATATTAATAGCACTATTTCATTCAAAGGAATCGGCTCTGCTGAAAGCCGAAAAGATCAGATTGACAATGCAAAAGGGTAA